Proteins encoded together in one Hymenobacter monticola window:
- a CDS encoding LutC/YkgG family protein: MSESSRDAVLARIRQGLAAGPAPLPPRPDFTTPVHPPLNNLDPVVAFAESFQRVGGEFYYCESLPHLAAQVAGFQQRQQVGVPYVWEPEMQALLYKAGVAFRADETEFIEKADLGLTSCEALVARTGSVLVSAATASGRRLSIYPDQHLVLARPSQVVAEIGDALQLMQRRYGAQLPSMVSLTTGPSRTADIEKTLVLGAHGPRRIALFLLEEEAE; encoded by the coding sequence ATGTCTGAATCTTCCCGCGATGCCGTGTTGGCCCGCATCCGCCAGGGCCTGGCAGCGGGGCCGGCGCCGTTGCCGCCCCGGCCCGACTTCACCACGCCCGTGCACCCGCCGCTGAACAACCTCGACCCGGTGGTGGCCTTTGCCGAAAGCTTCCAGCGGGTAGGAGGGGAGTTTTACTACTGCGAGTCGCTGCCGCACCTGGCGGCGCAGGTGGCAGGCTTCCAACAGCGGCAGCAGGTGGGCGTGCCCTACGTGTGGGAGCCGGAAATGCAGGCGCTGCTTTACAAAGCCGGGGTGGCGTTTCGGGCCGATGAAACCGAGTTTATTGAGAAAGCCGACCTGGGCCTGACTTCCTGCGAGGCGCTGGTGGCGCGCACGGGCAGCGTGCTGGTGTCGGCCGCCACGGCCAGCGGGCGCCGCCTGAGCATCTACCCCGACCAACACTTGGTGCTGGCCCGGCCCAGCCAGGTAGTGGCCGAAATCGGCGACGCGCTGCAGTTGATGCAGCGCCGCTACGGTGCGCAGCTGCCCTCTATGGTATCGCTCACCACCGGCCCCAGCCGCACGGCCGATATCGAAAAAACGCTGGTGTTGGGAGCACACGGCCCGCGCCGCATTGCGCTGTTTTTGCTGGAAGAGGAAGCAGAGTAG
- a CDS encoding UDP-2,3-diacylglucosamine diphosphatase: MKQPHTLPDLALPPGKKVYFASDFHLGAPDAAASLARERRIVRWLDEVAQDAAAIYLLGDLFDFWFEYKHAVPRGFIRLQGKLAELTDAGMPITIFTGNHDMWMFGYFTQEMGIPVLRREVSQRIGNQLFHIGHGDGLGPKDYSYKALKQVFTSSIAQWLFARLHPNLGIGLANKWSRRSRMQAGKDDTKYFGDEEWLLQYCREVETRSHHDYYVFGHRHLPLDVEVGPGSRYINLGEWVNYCSYGVYDGNKLALRHFEQ; this comes from the coding sequence ATGAAGCAACCCCATACCCTGCCCGACCTTGCGCTGCCGCCCGGCAAAAAGGTGTACTTCGCCTCCGATTTTCACCTGGGTGCCCCCGATGCGGCGGCATCGCTGGCGCGGGAGCGGCGCATTGTGCGCTGGCTGGATGAGGTGGCGCAGGACGCGGCGGCCATTTACCTGTTGGGCGACTTGTTCGACTTTTGGTTTGAATACAAGCACGCCGTGCCGCGGGGCTTTATCCGGCTGCAGGGCAAGCTGGCCGAGCTGACGGATGCGGGCATGCCCATCACTATTTTCACCGGCAACCACGACATGTGGATGTTTGGCTACTTCACGCAGGAAATGGGCATCCCGGTACTGCGCCGGGAAGTGTCGCAGCGCATTGGCAACCAGCTGTTCCACATCGGGCACGGCGACGGGCTGGGGCCTAAGGACTATAGCTACAAGGCTCTGAAGCAGGTGTTCACCTCCAGCATTGCGCAGTGGTTGTTTGCGCGGCTGCACCCCAATTTGGGCATCGGCCTAGCCAATAAGTGGAGCCGCCGCAGCCGCATGCAGGCCGGCAAGGACGACACCAAGTATTTCGGCGATGAAGAATGGCTGCTGCAATACTGCCGCGAGGTCGAAACCCGTTCTCACCACGACTACTACGTGTTTGGCCACCGCCACCTGCCGCTCGACGTGGAGGTGGGGCCCGGCAGCCGCTACATCAACCTCGGCGAATGGGTCAATTATTGCAGCTATGGTGTATATGATGGCAACAAGCTGGCTTTGCGGCATTTTGAACAGTGA